The following proteins are co-located in the Lacticaseibacillus paracasei subsp. paracasei genome:
- a CDS encoding M20 family metallopeptidase, with the protein MTIPMQDFLTKYLQFHSVSLAEENEIPETAEFLRTQFTKLGATTSRILHTDRTNPAVYAVFPAQTADAPTILFYNHYDVQPVEPLALWQSDPFQLKMTDTHLYARGINDDKGELAARLAALQRLQAQGSLPCTIKFLVEGAEEQGSPNLDHLLAQYADLLAADFCLWESGGRNEQGKFQISLGVKGGVAFQLSVKTADFDLHSSLGAITENPAWRLVQALATLKNAKDEITIPHFLDVVKPLTATQKLLIQDAAFDYAAFAKNYGITRPATGPADDIKAALYNRPSMTINGLSSGYEGPGIGKTILPHTALAKLDLRLVPDQTPAETVRLVKEALMAGGYDDVMVSDFLGEPPFRTDPDDPRVQTALQLARTTYGDDDVQVELNSPGSGPMKYFYDINHAPIISCGIGNAHSAAHGPNENVVIADYLSFIDYLTQLVPQLAKTKTAN; encoded by the coding sequence ATGACAATACCCATGCAGGATTTTCTAACGAAGTATTTACAGTTTCATTCCGTCTCTTTAGCAGAGGAAAATGAAATTCCAGAAACCGCCGAATTTCTACGAACCCAGTTTACCAAGCTGGGCGCAACAACAAGCCGCATCTTGCACACAGACCGCACCAACCCAGCTGTGTACGCGGTTTTTCCGGCGCAGACAGCAGATGCCCCCACAATCTTGTTCTACAATCATTACGATGTTCAACCAGTTGAACCACTAGCCTTATGGCAAAGTGATCCCTTTCAGTTGAAAATGACCGACACCCATCTGTACGCTCGGGGGATAAATGACGATAAAGGTGAACTGGCGGCACGCTTGGCAGCACTTCAGCGCCTGCAAGCGCAAGGCAGTCTTCCTTGTACCATTAAGTTCTTGGTTGAAGGGGCAGAAGAACAAGGCAGTCCAAATCTAGATCACCTGTTAGCGCAATATGCTGATCTGTTAGCCGCTGACTTCTGCCTATGGGAATCTGGCGGTCGAAATGAGCAAGGCAAGTTTCAAATATCGCTTGGCGTGAAAGGTGGCGTCGCGTTTCAGCTGAGCGTTAAAACGGCAGATTTTGATCTTCATTCTAGTTTAGGGGCGATCACAGAAAATCCGGCATGGCGGTTGGTTCAGGCTCTAGCAACATTGAAAAATGCAAAGGATGAGATTACGATTCCGCATTTTCTTGATGTCGTCAAGCCGCTGACAGCTACTCAAAAGCTGTTAATTCAAGACGCCGCCTTTGACTATGCAGCGTTTGCTAAGAACTACGGCATTACCCGCCCGGCAACGGGGCCAGCTGATGACATTAAGGCGGCCCTTTATAATCGGCCAAGTATGACCATCAACGGGTTATCCAGCGGCTATGAGGGTCCCGGCATTGGCAAGACCATTTTGCCGCACACCGCGCTGGCGAAGCTTGATCTGCGCTTGGTGCCAGATCAGACACCGGCAGAGACCGTCCGGCTAGTCAAAGAAGCGTTGATGGCTGGCGGTTATGACGATGTGATGGTGTCTGACTTCCTAGGCGAGCCGCCATTTAGAACCGATCCTGACGATCCACGTGTTCAGACGGCTTTGCAACTGGCGCGTACGACTTATGGGGATGATGATGTTCAAGTTGAGCTGAACTCTCCAGGCAGCGGACCGATGAAGTACTTTTATGATATCAATCACGCACCGATTATTTCATGCGGCATTGGCAATGCCCATTCTGCCGCCCATGGTCCCAACGAAAATGTGGTCATTGCTGATTACTTGAGCTTTATCGACTATTTGACCCAGTTAGTGCCGCAATTGGCCAAGACGAAAACAGCAAATTAA
- a CDS encoding peptide ABC transporter substrate-binding protein gives MKKHVFLGLGLFGITALLAACGQQTKAATTQRTLNVAVSTEASSLDPAHAVDATSGGILEQIMTPLYDHDKDGKIIPAMATKVVKPTDGGKTYTLTLRKDVKWSDGTPVTAKDFVYSLRRIVDPKTKTEFAYQYDAIANYQDIVAGKKSPDTLGVSAPSKYVLKIQLSQPTPYFASQMTGYYPTNEAAVKRYGKQFGTSADKIVTNGAYKIKNFNTTSDSWDYVKDPEYFAKKAVKIAKVHVTVLKDSSTIDNLFATGKLDDAPLSGNLIQKEAKNPALTKTVAANMNYLQFNTKNPQLNNVNLRRAVSAALDRQAMTTKVLQDGSKPAKAFVPQGLATNPSTGKDFTADADTPLTYSPTKAKAYLKAALKELHTDSISFAILTSDVDTDKQVGEYIQSQLTKVLPQLKVTVSSLPKMTRIQRSLDGKFDAVLMSWNSTIQDPSDYLNTATATNISNFSKFSDIQFTALMAKVNNTNGQSAKARYQEELAANARVIDVAGYIPVFQSANSRLINTKVGGLHYSMLQPAEYRHAYFK, from the coding sequence ATGAAAAAGCATGTTTTCTTGGGTTTAGGCTTATTCGGGATCACCGCACTACTTGCTGCATGCGGACAGCAAACCAAGGCTGCAACGACCCAGCGTACGCTAAACGTTGCCGTCAGCACAGAGGCCAGTTCACTTGATCCGGCGCATGCCGTTGATGCAACCAGCGGCGGTATTTTGGAACAAATTATGACGCCGCTTTACGACCATGATAAGGACGGGAAGATCATTCCGGCGATGGCGACAAAGGTTGTCAAACCAACTGATGGCGGGAAAACATATACGTTGACGCTGCGCAAAGATGTGAAGTGGAGTGATGGTACCCCGGTAACAGCCAAAGATTTTGTTTACTCCTTGAGGCGCATCGTTGATCCTAAGACGAAAACCGAATTTGCATATCAATACGATGCGATTGCTAACTATCAGGACATTGTTGCTGGCAAGAAATCCCCTGATACATTAGGTGTTTCGGCACCAAGCAAATATGTACTCAAAATTCAGCTCAGCCAGCCAACCCCCTATTTTGCTAGTCAGATGACTGGCTATTATCCGACTAATGAAGCCGCTGTGAAACGGTATGGCAAGCAATTCGGAACGAGCGCGGATAAAATCGTGACCAATGGCGCATATAAAATTAAAAACTTTAATACCACGAGTGATAGCTGGGACTATGTGAAAGATCCCGAATATTTTGCCAAAAAGGCTGTCAAAATCGCTAAAGTTCATGTGACGGTTTTGAAGGATTCCAGCACGATCGATAACCTTTTTGCAACGGGCAAGCTCGATGATGCACCGTTGTCGGGCAACTTAATCCAAAAAGAAGCCAAAAATCCTGCGTTGACCAAAACAGTGGCGGCCAACATGAATTATCTGCAATTCAATACCAAGAACCCACAGCTCAACAATGTTAATTTGCGGCGAGCTGTCTCTGCGGCGTTAGATCGTCAAGCCATGACAACTAAAGTGTTGCAGGACGGCTCCAAGCCTGCTAAAGCCTTTGTTCCGCAAGGCTTAGCCACGAATCCATCAACTGGCAAAGATTTCACCGCAGATGCTGACACACCACTGACTTATTCACCAACTAAAGCCAAGGCTTATCTCAAAGCGGCCTTGAAAGAATTGCATACCGACAGCATCAGTTTTGCGATTCTGACCTCAGATGTTGACACCGATAAACAAGTTGGCGAGTACATCCAAAGTCAGCTCACCAAGGTTCTACCGCAGTTAAAAGTTACCGTCAGCAGCTTGCCAAAAATGACCCGAATTCAACGCTCACTTGATGGTAAGTTTGATGCCGTACTGATGAGCTGGAACTCAACGATTCAAGACCCATCCGACTATCTCAATACCGCCACAGCCACTAACATTTCAAACTTTTCTAAGTTCAGTGATATCCAGTTCACTGCCTTGATGGCTAAAGTAAATAACACCAATGGCCAAAGCGCGAAGGCACGTTATCAGGAAGAATTGGCCGCTAATGCGCGGGTTATTGATGTTGCGGGATACATTCCCGTTTTCCAAAGTGCTAATAGTCGGCTGATCAATACTAAGGTTGGCGGGCTTCACTACAGCATGTTACAACCGGCGGAATACCGGCACGCTTACTTCAAATAG